The following proteins are co-located in the Cloacibacillus sp. genome:
- a CDS encoding DUF308 domain-containing protein yields the protein MLISEKITKEDLIKNKTRFYWTGALMLITGFIALWMPLAASFAIEMVVGWLLIIAGGSQAYGAYKGFKDKTGGWWEVFSSICSFVAGFLFIARPLAGVLTLSILLSAYFLVDGVTKIVQYWSIRHMDGAVWTLVSGILSLVLAWMMWQNMVTGMAMIGVVLGVDFIFSGMSLIFLGRGCEAAAKAEK from the coding sequence ATGTTGATCTCAGAAAAAATCACCAAGGAAGATCTGATCAAAAACAAAACAAGGTTCTACTGGACAGGCGCTCTTATGCTTATCACGGGCTTTATAGCGCTGTGGATGCCGCTTGCGGCCTCGTTTGCCATCGAAATGGTGGTGGGCTGGCTGCTTATCATAGCGGGCGGCTCGCAGGCCTACGGCGCCTATAAAGGATTTAAGGACAAGACCGGAGGCTGGTGGGAAGTTTTCAGCTCCATCTGCTCGTTCGTCGCGGGCTTTCTTTTCATCGCCCGTCCCCTCGCGGGAGTGCTGACGCTCTCCATTTTGCTTTCGGCCTACTTCCTCGTTGACGGCGTTACAAAAATAGTCCAATACTGGAGCATCCGCCACATGGACGGCGCCGTATGGACGCTCGTCTCCGGCATCTTGAGCCTCGTGCTCGCCTGGATGATGTGGCAGAACATGGTAACAGGAATGGCTATGATAGGCGTAGTGCTCGGCGTAGATTTCATATTCAGCGGGATGAGCCTCATCTTCCTCGGCAGGGGATGCGAAGCGGCGGCAAAGGCTGAGAAATAG
- a CDS encoding TlpA disulfide reductase family protein: MKKKFMVIALAAAITAIFAASAFALSNGAQVKNFTLKDTEGHSVSLEQFRGKVVVLNFWATWCPPCRNEMPEFNEMNKEFKKSGRAVLLAINMTDGQRDTPEKAAKFMKDNKYTMTTLLDTEQTLADYFSIRYIPSTYVINAQGKLVGQIQGGTTKAAVMKLVDEAK, translated from the coding sequence ATGAAAAAGAAATTTATGGTAATAGCGCTCGCCGCGGCGATCACTGCGATATTCGCGGCTTCGGCCTTCGCCCTCTCAAACGGCGCGCAGGTGAAGAACTTCACGCTGAAGGACACGGAGGGACATAGCGTATCGCTTGAGCAGTTCCGCGGCAAGGTGGTCGTGCTGAACTTCTGGGCGACGTGGTGCCCGCCCTGCCGCAACGAGATGCCCGAGTTCAACGAGATGAACAAGGAATTTAAAAAAAGCGGACGTGCCGTGCTGCTTGCGATAAACATGACGGACGGCCAGCGCGACACGCCGGAGAAGGCCGCGAAGTTCATGAAGGACAACAAGTACACGATGACGACGCTGCTTGACACGGAGCAGACGCTTGCCGATTATTTCAGCATCCGCTACATTCCGAGCACCTACGTTATCAACGCGCAGGGAAAACTTGTCGGACAAATTCAGGGCGGCACGACGAAAGCGGCCGTCATGAAGCTGGTAGACGAGGCAAAATAA